A stretch of Clostridium formicaceticum DNA encodes these proteins:
- a CDS encoding YcdB/YcdC domain-containing protein, with amino-acid sequence MVLKKTLSGFIVGGLLISQAGFTFAAPQTVTVTEVATTSAAAVSYEMSEKGSASQDAHLTEEEVLHLAKSYIKRFFHVDVEEEQNLQINVNYREDWRRSDKYVWEVRFIQQGRNQYLHLQVTINDEDKELVELRKHQDHRGQGNYVAQYTREEAEEIAYRFLLDTSKHLLDQLILEDDTNNMQYVFADNGSGLTPTEYNIYYPRQKDGVPVMNDGIQIGVNSGSGEVTSYRLNWNEETLPKKTAIITEEKAREVFKENLDVYLSYLPVRDTNKQYADVVKEVKFVYFPHYEGGRWVDAVTGEMVNYPGNPSMEAKKMNVSEKDKGIFENLTSKKKVRSEEMSKEEVSSLASNVLEKIYGNENFKIENMNYSTNVIYGDGNKRKVWNVQFQLKEDVYNNGHLTIDAKTEEILQFNYYNWRMREMMMAEESFKPTVAWEDAYYKAIEVLKNLYPERIKSLELEQTYQESIHYYNDHKVIDPEYYFNFTRKEKNIPYLNNYIIVTIDSTTGDLQGIQYRWDDVTLPQPKNLLDKEEALDLFAQQSEAKLSYVQLGEAKNQKEDQIKLVYSNSPKNSMLYSYLDAHTGKFLDWNGQEAKAKERKVITLAEKLQNHWGERELKIMAANGVIDLEKFDLQDQVTKNDIVKMMVAAMGYWYYPVEEVEELKFTDISTDEEAYQHLQVAVQYKFIDNKKEAFRGEEPVSKEEFAAMLIKTTPLEKAAAIKEIYKLPVKDADEVDPEKLGAVALAYGMDILRKEGDAYQPHENVTLDQAAVGIYRIFKLFGRRDW; translated from the coding sequence ATGGTATTGAAAAAAACCTTGAGTGGTTTCATTGTGGGGGGGTTACTGATTTCTCAGGCTGGATTTACTTTTGCTGCGCCTCAAACTGTAACGGTAACAGAAGTAGCCACAACCTCTGCTGCAGCTGTTTCTTATGAGATGTCGGAGAAAGGATCTGCCTCTCAAGATGCTCACTTGACAGAGGAAGAAGTACTACATCTAGCAAAAAGTTATATAAAGCGGTTTTTTCATGTAGATGTAGAAGAAGAACAAAACCTTCAGATAAACGTAAACTATCGTGAAGATTGGCGTAGAAGTGATAAGTATGTGTGGGAAGTTAGATTTATACAGCAGGGAAGAAATCAATATCTTCATCTTCAAGTTACGATTAATGATGAAGATAAAGAACTGGTGGAGCTAAGAAAGCATCAAGATCATAGGGGACAAGGAAATTATGTTGCGCAATACACGAGAGAAGAAGCAGAAGAAATTGCCTATAGATTTTTATTAGATACCAGTAAGCATCTTCTTGATCAGTTAATTTTAGAGGACGACACCAACAATATGCAGTATGTCTTTGCAGATAACGGTAGCGGTCTAACTCCTACAGAATATAATATTTATTATCCTAGACAAAAAGATGGCGTACCGGTGATGAATGATGGCATACAAATAGGGGTTAATAGCGGTAGCGGAGAAGTGACCTCCTATAGATTGAATTGGAATGAAGAGACGCTACCAAAGAAAACAGCAATCATTACAGAAGAGAAGGCTAGAGAAGTATTTAAAGAAAATCTAGATGTTTACCTGAGTTATTTACCTGTGAGGGATACAAATAAACAGTATGCAGATGTAGTAAAAGAGGTGAAGTTTGTTTACTTTCCACACTATGAGGGTGGTAGATGGGTGGATGCTGTTACTGGAGAAATGGTAAATTATCCAGGAAATCCTAGTATGGAAGCGAAAAAAATGAATGTATCAGAAAAGGACAAAGGGATTTTTGAAAACTTGACATCTAAGAAGAAAGTTCGCAGCGAGGAAATGAGTAAGGAAGAGGTTTCTAGCTTAGCTAGTAATGTTTTAGAAAAGATTTACGGTAATGAAAATTTTAAAATTGAAAATATGAATTATAGCACTAATGTCATTTATGGAGATGGAAATAAAAGAAAAGTATGGAATGTGCAATTTCAGTTGAAGGAAGATGTCTACAACAATGGTCATTTAACGATAGATGCTAAAACAGAAGAAATTCTCCAGTTTAATTATTATAATTGGAGAATGCGGGAAATGATGATGGCAGAAGAAAGCTTTAAGCCTACTGTAGCATGGGAAGATGCCTATTATAAAGCGATAGAAGTGCTAAAGAATTTGTATCCTGAAAGGATAAAAAGCCTTGAACTAGAACAAACTTATCAAGAATCTATTCATTATTATAATGACCACAAAGTGATTGATCCAGAATATTATTTTAATTTCACACGAAAAGAAAAGAATATTCCCTATTTAAACAACTACATAATAGTGACCATTGATAGTACTACGGGAGATCTACAAGGGATACAGTATAGATGGGATGATGTCACCTTGCCGCAACCTAAAAATTTACTAGACAAGGAAGAAGCACTGGATTTATTTGCGCAGCAGTCAGAAGCTAAGCTCTCCTATGTACAATTAGGAGAAGCCAAAAATCAGAAAGAAGATCAAATAAAGTTGGTTTATAGTAATAGTCCTAAAAATTCCATGCTATATAGCTATCTAGATGCACATACAGGAAAGTTTTTAGACTGGAATGGTCAAGAAGCTAAGGCAAAGGAGAGGAAAGTAATTACCTTAGCGGAAAAATTGCAAAACCACTGGGGAGAGCGAGAACTGAAAATCATGGCGGCCAATGGTGTGATAGATTTAGAAAAATTTGATTTACAGGACCAAGTGACAAAAAATGATATTGTGAAAATGATGGTGGCAGCTATGGGATATTGGTATTATCCTGTAGAAGAAGTAGAAGAATTGAAATTTACCGATATTTCCACCGATGAAGAAGCTTATCAACATCTACAGGTAGCAGTCCAATATAAATTCATAGATAACAAGAAAGAAGCTTTTCGAGGGGAAGAGCCTGTATCTAAAGAAGAATTTGCAGCAATGTTGATAAAGACAACACCGCTAGAAAAAGCAGCTGCAATAAAAGAGATTTATAAGCTTCCAGTAAAGGATGCTGATGAAGTAGATCCTGAAAAACTAGGTGCTGTGGCATTAGCTTACGGGATGGATATCTTAAGAAAAGAAGGTGACGCTTATCAGCCGCACGAAAATGTAACTTTAGATCAAGCGGCAGTGGGAATTTATCGCATCTTCAAGCTATTTGGCAGGAGAGATTGGTAA
- the argF gene encoding ornithine carbamoyltransferase, with protein MPVNLKGRSLLTLKDFTPQEIHYLLNLAKDLKAKKRMGIQGNLLVGKNIVLLFEKTSTRTRCAFEVAAFDEGAHVTFLGANDSQISKKESIEDTAKVLGRYYDGIEFRGYKQETVELLATHSGVPVWNGLTDLYHPTQILADLLTITEHVHKPLNKVKFAYIGDARNNMGNSLMIGAAKLGMDFRAVAPKELFPGEALVAEMQEVAKETGAKITLTEDVAEGVKDADVIYTDVWVSMGEEDQFEARIKQLSAYQVNMDMIRKTGNPDVIFMHCLPSFHDLETKIGVEIYEKFGLKEMEVTDEVFRSKHSVVFDEAENRMHTIKAVMVATL; from the coding sequence ATGCCAGTAAATTTAAAAGGAAGAAGCTTGCTAACGCTAAAGGATTTTACCCCACAGGAGATTCACTACTTACTTAACTTAGCAAAGGACCTAAAAGCTAAGAAAAGAATGGGCATTCAAGGAAATTTGTTAGTGGGAAAGAATATTGTATTATTATTTGAAAAGACCTCTACAAGAACCAGATGTGCATTTGAGGTAGCCGCCTTCGACGAAGGAGCACATGTGACCTTTTTAGGAGCCAATGACTCTCAAATAAGCAAAAAAGAATCTATAGAAGATACAGCAAAAGTGTTAGGGAGATACTATGATGGTATTGAATTTAGAGGTTATAAACAAGAAACAGTGGAGTTATTAGCAACACATTCTGGTGTACCAGTATGGAATGGATTAACCGACCTTTATCATCCCACACAAATATTAGCAGACTTATTAACGATTACAGAACATGTACATAAACCTTTAAACAAGGTGAAATTTGCCTATATTGGTGATGCAAGAAACAATATGGGTAACTCTTTAATGATTGGTGCGGCGAAGCTGGGGATGGACTTTAGGGCAGTAGCCCCGAAAGAACTGTTCCCAGGGGAGGCGTTAGTTGCTGAAATGCAGGAAGTAGCAAAGGAAACAGGAGCGAAAATTACTTTGACAGAAGATGTTGCGGAAGGCGTCAAGGATGCGGATGTTATCTATACCGATGTATGGGTGTCTATGGGGGAAGAAGACCAATTTGAAGCCAGAATTAAGCAGTTATCTGCTTATCAAGTCAATATGGACATGATAAGAAAAACAGGAAATCCTGATGTGATTTTTATGCATTGCTTACCTTCCTTTCATGACTTAGAAACAAAAATTGGGGTTGAAATCTATGAGAAGTTTGGTTTAAAGGAAATGGAAGTTACTGATGAAGTTTTTAGAAGTAAACACTCTGTTGTTTTTGATGAAGCAGAAAATAGAATGCATACAATCAAAGCAGTGATGGTGGCAACTTTATAA
- a CDS encoding N-acetylmuramoyl-L-alanine amidase has product MKQVGEIIYINLYNPYEKKIISKSLEELVKELVAWSMPLTFHIEALKSQSIIMRTRIAKGLKVFGGSGVKDVPEADLSLDTFEGIIALEDYRQVWGEEYERNINILKKVIDDTKDIIIFFNDKPIDARFHTVCGGATENSENVDGNIVQYLRKVLCSYCEKTPYSLNYRDLSIKDIEERLGVQFAKENVVKNMEIENMFYDIVRDEQGRVIKLKIAGKEFEGKQLMELLHLNSTRVSWRPEKIRFFTRGKGDGVGLCQYGANQMAKEGKKAEEILKYYYTGIVLKNIEIRDIKKPLKGKTIVIDAAHGGEKGEDNVGASGLREKDVNLEICQHLRERLQELGAEVYITREKDQYIPLTQRAAMVNKISPHFFITIHQNYFKYPSISGTEVYYYRGDKEARRLAKEIVEEISEKLGTVNRGVKTAEFFLLRDVKVSSLHIEVAYLSNPEEEKLLMKEAFKRKAALAIANGIVKYYGYAIE; this is encoded by the coding sequence TTGAAGCAGGTAGGTGAGATCATATATATTAACTTATACAATCCGTATGAAAAAAAAATAATATCAAAGTCGCTGGAGGAGCTGGTTAAAGAGTTGGTGGCTTGGAGTATGCCGCTAACTTTTCATATAGAGGCCCTAAAAAGTCAAAGTATTATTATGCGAACAAGAATCGCTAAAGGACTTAAGGTTTTTGGCGGCAGTGGCGTCAAGGATGTACCAGAAGCAGACCTATCTCTCGATACGTTTGAAGGAATTATAGCATTAGAGGACTATCGCCAAGTTTGGGGAGAAGAATATGAAAGAAATATAAACATTTTGAAAAAGGTGATAGATGATACAAAAGATATCATTATTTTTTTTAATGATAAGCCTATTGATGCAAGATTTCATACGGTTTGTGGTGGTGCCACAGAAAATAGTGAGAATGTGGACGGAAATATTGTTCAATATCTACGAAAAGTATTATGTAGTTACTGTGAAAAAACACCTTATTCGTTAAACTATAGAGATTTATCTATTAAGGATATAGAGGAAAGATTAGGTGTTCAGTTTGCTAAAGAAAATGTAGTGAAAAATATGGAAATAGAAAATATGTTTTACGATATTGTACGGGATGAACAGGGCAGAGTGATAAAGCTAAAAATAGCTGGAAAAGAATTTGAAGGAAAACAGTTGATGGAATTGTTACACTTGAACTCTACTCGTGTTAGTTGGAGACCAGAAAAAATTCGTTTTTTTACTAGGGGTAAGGGAGATGGCGTGGGACTCTGTCAATATGGAGCAAATCAAATGGCGAAGGAAGGGAAAAAGGCAGAAGAAATTTTAAAATATTATTATACAGGCATTGTGTTGAAAAATATCGAAATAAGAGACATAAAAAAGCCGCTTAAAGGTAAAACTATAGTTATTGATGCTGCCCATGGTGGAGAAAAGGGAGAAGACAACGTAGGTGCCTCAGGGTTAAGAGAAAAAGACGTCAACCTAGAGATTTGTCAACATTTACGAGAGCGTCTTCAAGAGCTAGGGGCAGAAGTATATATCACCAGGGAAAAAGATCAGTATATTCCTCTTACCCAAAGAGCTGCTATGGTTAACAAAATTTCACCTCATTTTTTTATTACCATTCATCAAAACTATTTTAAATATCCCTCCATTTCTGGTACAGAGGTTTATTATTACAGAGGTGATAAGGAGGCCAGAAGGTTAGCAAAGGAGATTGTAGAAGAAATTTCAGAAAAGTTAGGGACTGTAAATAGAGGAGTAAAAACCGCTGAGTTTTTTTTACTGAGGGATGTAAAGGTAAGTTCTCTTCATATAGAGGTAGCCTATCTATCAAATCCTGAAGAAGAAAAGTTATTGATGAAGGAAGCCTTTAAAAGGAAGGCTGCATTGGCTATAGCTAATGGAATTGTTAAGTATTATGGATACGCCATAGAATAG
- a CDS encoding MarR family winged helix-turn-helix transcriptional regulator, which yields MKKQQTPQMLQNFFISFGSWMKYQYKNIRNQEGLTLAQFQALFIIEGFGLCNMSNLSEAIEVSKGTMTCMLNKLVEDGYVERSSSSKDRRNVYVSLTELGNKKVNQIKSKLLDAIDEKLNELEENKKEDIYKALEVLINTFQEKK from the coding sequence TTGAAAAAGCAACAAACCCCTCAAATGCTTCAAAATTTTTTTATTTCTTTTGGCAGTTGGATGAAGTATCAGTATAAAAATATTAGAAATCAAGAGGGTTTAACCTTAGCTCAATTTCAAGCATTATTTATTATTGAAGGTTTTGGCCTTTGCAATATGTCTAACCTTAGCGAAGCCATTGAGGTGAGTAAGGGCACTATGACCTGTATGTTAAATAAATTAGTGGAGGATGGCTATGTAGAAAGAAGTAGTTCCTCTAAAGATCGTAGAAATGTTTATGTGAGTTTGACAGAATTAGGAAACAAAAAAGTAAATCAAATAAAAAGTAAACTATTAGATGCTATTGATGAAAAGCTAAATGAGCTGGAGGAGAACAAAAAGGAGGATATCTATAAAGCTTTAGAGGTTTTAATCAATACCTTTCAAGAAAAAAAGTAA
- a CDS encoding iron-sulfur cluster biosynthesis family protein: MGITVTQAAKEEIARRNETNKAIRIFISGIGUGGPKFGVSLEEAKDADIIKHVEGIQFIVDQQLEQQLMQKDLVLDYIKNWFTKKFVITQRYSSGCC, translated from the coding sequence ATGGGAATTACAGTAACCCAGGCAGCAAAAGAGGAAATAGCGAGACGTAATGAAACGAATAAAGCTATACGTATATTTATCAGTGGTATCGGCTGAGGCGGACCTAAGTTTGGCGTGTCTCTGGAGGAGGCAAAGGATGCAGACATAATAAAGCATGTGGAGGGAATACAATTTATTGTTGATCAGCAATTAGAGCAGCAGCTTATGCAAAAAGATTTAGTACTAGACTATATAAAAAATTGGTTTACAAAAAAATTTGTTATAACACAAAGATATAGCAGTGGGTGCTGTTAA
- the nhaC gene encoding Na+/H+ antiporter NhaC, with product MSMKPKKQATLKHALIPIAFLIGILSVSIIKFEADPHIPLILAIIVAALVSVYQLGYTWNELEKGMIDSIKMGMQASLILMVIGALIGTWILSGTVPTMIYYGLQLLSPGIFLVATTLICSIVSVATGSSWTTAGTVGIALLGVGHGLDIPAPIVAGAIISGAYFGDKMSPLSDTTNLAPAMAGADLFDHIKHMFYTTIPSLVIALILYGIIGARYAGRELDMHNIQLMLSTMKDTFMISPVLLIPPVFVIIIVMLKVPALPGLISGTLVGAIFAAIFQGAGLGDLIDAAHYGFVMESGIEIVDDLLSRGGLDDMMWTVSLILIALSFGGILEKTGMLNAIGEAIMKLANNTGSLILSTVLTGIAVNLLTGEQYLSLVIPGRMYKAIYAKRGIHPKVLSRTLEDAGTITSPLVPWNTCGAYMWRTLGIHPLAYAPYAFLNILNPIIAIIYGYLGFSITKLDETEKKSLVSE from the coding sequence ATGAGTATGAAACCTAAAAAACAAGCGACGCTAAAGCATGCACTAATTCCTATTGCTTTTCTAATTGGTATATTATCTGTATCTATTATTAAATTTGAAGCTGATCCTCATATTCCACTTATTCTTGCTATCATTGTTGCAGCCCTTGTATCGGTTTACCAGTTGGGTTATACTTGGAATGAATTAGAAAAAGGTATGATTGATAGCATTAAAATGGGGATGCAGGCCAGTTTAATTTTGATGGTAATTGGTGCCTTAATTGGTACTTGGATTTTAAGCGGTACTGTACCTACAATGATTTACTATGGATTACAATTATTATCGCCAGGGATTTTCCTTGTGGCAACTACGCTCATTTGTTCTATTGTTTCCGTGGCTACAGGAAGTTCTTGGACAACTGCTGGTACAGTAGGTATTGCTCTTCTAGGTGTTGGTCATGGTTTAGACATTCCTGCCCCTATCGTAGCTGGTGCCATTATTTCTGGTGCTTACTTTGGGGACAAGATGTCACCGCTTTCTGATACAACAAATTTAGCTCCCGCTATGGCAGGTGCCGATTTATTTGACCACATCAAACATATGTTTTATACAACCATTCCTAGTTTAGTTATTGCTCTTATTCTTTATGGTATTATTGGCGCCCGATATGCTGGGCGTGAGTTAGATATGCACAACATTCAGTTAATGTTATCTACAATGAAGGATACCTTCATGATTTCACCAGTATTATTAATACCACCTGTTTTTGTTATTATTATCGTTATGCTGAAGGTTCCAGCACTACCGGGATTAATTAGTGGTACATTGGTAGGTGCTATCTTTGCTGCAATTTTTCAAGGCGCTGGATTAGGTGATCTCATCGATGCAGCCCATTATGGATTTGTTATGGAATCAGGGATTGAGATCGTAGACGATTTATTAAGTCGTGGTGGTTTAGATGACATGATGTGGACCGTTTCCTTGATTTTAATCGCCTTATCCTTTGGTGGTATATTAGAGAAAACGGGTATGCTAAATGCTATTGGTGAAGCCATTATGAAGTTAGCCAACAACACAGGTTCTTTGATTTTATCTACTGTATTGACTGGAATTGCTGTTAACCTATTGACTGGAGAGCAATATTTATCTTTAGTCATTCCTGGTAGAATGTATAAGGCAATCTATGCAAAAAGAGGTATTCATCCTAAGGTTCTATCTAGGACATTAGAGGACGCTGGTACGATCACTTCACCTTTGGTTCCTTGGAACACTTGTGGTGCTTATATGTGGAGAACTTTGGGGATTCATCCACTTGCTTATGCACCTTATGCCTTCTTAAATATTTTAAATCCTATCATAGCAATTATTTACGGCTATCTTGGATTTAGTATTACAAAACTCGATGAAACCGAAAAGAAATCATTAGTATCTGAATAA
- a CDS encoding FMN-binding protein: MSKQQKIAMVILPLLAIAILFGVNTVFGGPESQFLEGTAEGYAGEIKVRVEVAEGEILAVEILEINDTPGLGDNAARKIADSIVEVQSAEVEVVSGATMSSKGTINAVKDALAKAPATYPNGSHEGIGQGYNGDIKVQVNVVSGKIQSIDIVEINDTPGLGDNAADTIVERIIEAQSTEVDVVSSATSSSRGTIEAVRNALGIEE, from the coding sequence ATGTCAAAACAACAAAAAATCGCGATGGTCATACTTCCATTACTAGCAATTGCTATATTATTTGGCGTGAATACTGTTTTTGGCGGTCCAGAAAGTCAGTTTTTAGAAGGTACAGCAGAAGGATATGCTGGGGAGATTAAAGTAAGGGTAGAGGTAGCAGAGGGAGAAATACTAGCAGTTGAAATTCTTGAAATCAACGATACCCCAGGTTTAGGTGATAATGCAGCAAGAAAGATTGCAGATAGCATTGTGGAGGTTCAGTCAGCAGAGGTAGAGGTTGTGTCTGGTGCTACTATGTCTAGTAAGGGAACCATCAATGCTGTAAAAGATGCTTTAGCGAAGGCTCCAGCAACCTATCCTAATGGTTCACATGAAGGTATAGGACAAGGCTATAATGGCGATATTAAGGTTCAAGTAAATGTAGTTAGCGGAAAGATTCAGTCTATAGATATTGTAGAAATTAATGATACCCCAGGGTTAGGAGACAATGCTGCAGATACGATTGTAGAGCGTATTATTGAAGCACAATCGACAGAAGTAGATGTTGTTTCCAGTGCTACGTCTTCAAGTAGGGGAACCATAGAAGCTGTTAGAAATGCATTAGGAATAGAAGAGTAG
- the phoU gene encoding phosphate signaling complex protein PhoU — translation MRNRYVNQLKDLNVQLLKMGAMVQNIIETAVQGLAKQDLEMARKVYELDDAIDELELEIEQECMCLFALQQPIARDLRVIGTILKIITDLERMGDYAVNIAKVTLDIGDERLIKPLIDIPKMAMLTEDMVKKSLDAFMKEDIELAEEVAYDDEAVDQLYENIYMELINMMIEKPETIQQATHLLFVGRYLERIADHATNIGERIIYMATGKRVKIN, via the coding sequence ATGAGAAATCGTTATGTAAATCAGTTAAAGGATCTAAATGTACAATTGCTAAAAATGGGGGCTATGGTACAGAATATTATTGAAACAGCAGTTCAAGGATTGGCAAAACAAGATTTAGAAATGGCTAGGAAGGTTTATGAACTAGACGATGCTATAGATGAACTAGAATTAGAGATTGAACAGGAATGTATGTGCCTATTTGCTTTACAACAGCCGATAGCCAGAGACTTAAGAGTAATAGGAACGATACTAAAGATTATTACAGATTTAGAACGGATGGGAGACTATGCGGTAAATATCGCTAAGGTTACTTTGGATATTGGAGATGAAAGGCTAATAAAGCCCTTGATCGATATTCCTAAGATGGCTATGTTAACGGAAGATATGGTAAAGAAAAGTTTAGATGCCTTTATGAAGGAGGATATTGAACTGGCAGAGGAAGTGGCCTATGATGATGAAGCAGTGGATCAATTATATGAGAACATCTATATGGAACTGATCAATATGATGATAGAGAAGCCAGAAACCATACAGCAGGCAACCCACTTACTGTTTGTAGGAAGATACTTGGAGCGCATTGCAGATCATGCTACCAATATTGGTGAAAGAATTATCTATATGGCAACCGGTAAACGAGTAAAAATAAACTAA
- the pstB gene encoding phosphate ABC transporter ATP-binding protein PstB, whose product MTIPIDKNNKAKNIVYAIKKLNLWYGNDQALKNLDLAINENEVTAIIGPSGCGKSTFIKTLNRMIEMIPNVRTSGEILYRGTNIFDKSISVEELRTKVGMVFQKPNPFPKSIYENVVYGPKIHGIHNKKQLMEIAEISLKSAALWDEVKDRLHDNAYGLSGGQQQRLCIARCLAIQPDVLLMDEPTSALDPIATTRIEELIEELKENYTIVIVTHSMHQAGRISDKTAFFLSGEVIEFGRTTEIFSNPKDKRTEDYITGRFG is encoded by the coding sequence TTGACAATTCCAATTGATAAAAATAACAAAGCCAAAAATATTGTCTATGCTATTAAAAAACTAAACCTTTGGTATGGTAATGATCAAGCCCTAAAAAATCTTGATTTAGCAATAAACGAAAATGAAGTTACGGCGATTATTGGACCGTCGGGCTGCGGAAAATCTACATTTATAAAAACACTAAACCGTATGATAGAAATGATCCCAAATGTGAGAACATCAGGCGAAATTCTTTATCGTGGAACAAATATTTTTGATAAGTCAATTAGCGTAGAAGAATTGAGGACCAAGGTGGGAATGGTATTTCAGAAACCTAATCCCTTTCCAAAATCAATCTATGAAAATGTTGTATATGGACCTAAAATTCATGGCATTCATAATAAAAAGCAACTTATGGAGATTGCAGAAATAAGCTTAAAAAGTGCTGCTCTATGGGATGAGGTGAAGGATCGCTTACATGACAATGCCTATGGTCTATCAGGTGGGCAACAACAAAGACTTTGCATTGCTAGATGCCTTGCAATTCAACCAGACGTGCTGTTAATGGATGAACCAACCTCTGCTTTAGATCCTATTGCTACTACTAGAATAGAAGAATTGATAGAAGAGCTAAAGGAAAATTATACAATCGTTATTGTTACCCACTCAATGCATCAAGCAGGACGTATTTCTGATAAAACAGCCTTTTTCTTATCAGGAGAGGTAATTGAGTTTGGGAGGACAACAGAAATTTTCTCTAACCCAAAAGACAAACGAACAGAAGATTATATAACAGGACGGTTTGGTTAA
- the pstA gene encoding phosphate ABC transporter permease PstA: MNYKTEFLEKKIINESKYTKNLKSISNEGAAQRRIQKRIILDKVASVFFLLSTLFALVVLGILIFRIWRQSIGWLNVGFLKGNLSIFPEKAGIYGVIIGSIRLMGVVTPVTIAIGVATAIYLEEYANKGKLQSFIKTNISNLAGVPSVIFGLLGLTVFGRFLNLGSSILAGGLTMSLLVLPIVVVASQEAIRAVPDFLRDASYAMGASKWTTIRTVVLPVALPGIMTGSILSLSRAIGETAPLVVLGIPTLILKVPTNMMDDFTALPIQIYYWTLDTVLTPEYANLAAATIVVLLVMLFLMNSVAIFIRNRFQKRY; encoded by the coding sequence ATGAATTATAAAACCGAATTTTTAGAGAAAAAAATAATAAATGAGTCTAAGTATACAAAAAATTTAAAAAGCATTTCCAATGAAGGAGCAGCTCAAAGAAGAATTCAAAAACGTATTATACTAGATAAGGTAGCCAGCGTGTTTTTTTTGTTGTCAACCTTATTTGCTTTAGTAGTTTTGGGTATATTGATTTTTAGAATATGGCGGCAGAGTATTGGTTGGTTAAACGTGGGATTTTTAAAGGGTAATTTATCAATTTTTCCTGAGAAAGCAGGAATATATGGCGTTATCATTGGTTCAATACGATTAATGGGTGTTGTAACGCCAGTAACAATAGCCATAGGGGTTGCTACAGCCATTTATTTAGAAGAATATGCAAACAAAGGGAAGTTACAATCATTTATAAAAACCAACATTTCTAATTTAGCAGGTGTGCCATCAGTAATCTTTGGGCTATTAGGTTTAACTGTGTTTGGAAGATTCTTAAACTTAGGTTCCAGTATACTTGCAGGGGGTCTAACGATGTCCTTATTAGTTCTTCCTATTGTTGTTGTAGCAAGTCAAGAGGCCATAAGAGCTGTGCCTGACTTCTTAAGGGACGCCTCCTATGCCATGGGTGCTTCAAAGTGGACCACAATAAGAACCGTTGTTTTGCCAGTGGCATTACCAGGAATCATGACAGGATCTATTTTATCTCTTTCAAGGGCAATAGGGGAAACTGCCCCCCTGGTGGTGCTTGGTATTCCAACATTGATCTTGAAAGTACCCACCAATATGATGGATGACTTTACCGCATTACCAATTCAAATTTATTACTGGACACTTGATACAGTCCTCACACCTGAATATGCAAACCTTGCTGCAGCGACTATTGTAGTGTTATTAGTAATGTTATTTTTAATGAACTCAGTGGCAATTTTCATAAGAAATAGGTTTCAGAAACGATATTAA